The Paenibacillus sp. MBLB1832 genome has a window encoding:
- the nirD gene encoding nitrite reductase small subunit NirD, with product MKTQAEQVVWVQAVSYEDLAFNTGKTIRYQDEEVALFKLRSGKLQAIQNRCPHKEGVLAEGIVCDDHVFCPMHDRKIHLPSGLVQAPDTGCVKTYHTRVDDEGTIYIGFPTSEEMAC from the coding sequence ATGAAAACACAAGCGGAGCAAGTGGTATGGGTGCAAGCTGTATCTTATGAGGATCTTGCTTTTAATACAGGGAAAACGATACGATATCAGGATGAAGAAGTGGCTTTGTTCAAATTAAGAAGCGGAAAGCTGCAAGCCATTCAGAATCGCTGTCCACACAAAGAGGGTGTACTGGCCGAAGGAATCGTCTGTGACGACCACGTCTTTTGTCCGATGCATGATCGCAAAATTCACTTGCCGTCTGGACTTGTGCAGGCGCCGGATACGGGTTGTGTCAAAACGTATCATACGAGAGTGGATGACGAGGGCACGATCTACATCGGGTTTCCTACAAGTGAAGAAATGGCTTGCTAA
- a CDS encoding molybdopterin oxidoreductase family protein: MGALKSALLTVSKEQPSSHCCFCSMQCGLEILPSEKTEGLTIKPSGIFPVATGRLCQKGLNALEHVLHKERILEPLHRAVARAGQWQPISWEEAYSGIADKIKSLQEQYGRDAIGVYGGGSLTNEVSYLLGKFTRVALRSKYIDYNGRYCMSSAAAASNQAFGIDRGMTMPLSEIPHAKYIILAGTNIAECQPTMMPYLLEAKKNGAVIVTIDPRNTMTSKVADIHVRLQPGFDSVFINGLLHVMISEKLVDERFIQSRTSGFEGVKEAVQSFTPDRVEHMTGILEAVIRTIARGYAKAETGIVLTARGLEQQVNGVENTLNYINLALVTGKIGRKGCGYGAVTGQANGQGGREHGQKADQLPGYRLIEDPAAREHVAKVWGIDPVELPGKGVSAYELLQKIDEGEIKALIVLGSNPLVSSPNNRMVERALQKLDLLVVADMFETETARHAHYILPSSSFTEAEGTMTNLEGRVFHRRQAMELPGKCKLDFHIISELADALGRGHYFQYAGIEAVFRELAAATAGGKADYSGITYERLQDEKGIFWPCPSADHPGTPQLFQDRFYHGDGKAKLFGIQPKMPAEPIDAEYPFVLTTGRLGNHYLSGAQTRRTEALFKKAPVPVAEIHPSLAKRIGLSVEKKIRITSRRGSLIFQVKVTDGIQPRTVFVPFHWGDEHSINVLTNDALDPTSRMPEFKICAVKIERVE, encoded by the coding sequence GTGGGTGCGTTGAAATCAGCATTGTTGACGGTATCGAAGGAACAGCCCTCCTCCCATTGTTGCTTTTGCAGTATGCAGTGTGGGTTGGAGATCCTGCCAAGTGAGAAGACAGAGGGTCTCACGATTAAGCCGAGCGGGATTTTTCCGGTGGCAACAGGCCGGTTATGTCAAAAAGGGTTAAATGCGCTGGAACACGTGCTTCATAAAGAGCGCATCCTTGAACCGCTTCATCGCGCGGTAGCCAGGGCTGGACAGTGGCAGCCGATTTCTTGGGAAGAAGCTTATTCTGGCATTGCGGATAAAATAAAAAGCTTGCAGGAACAATACGGACGCGATGCGATCGGCGTTTACGGCGGCGGTTCCTTAACGAACGAAGTCAGTTATTTGCTTGGTAAATTTACACGTGTTGCGCTGAGATCGAAGTATATCGATTACAACGGAAGGTATTGCATGTCATCCGCAGCGGCTGCTAGCAATCAAGCATTCGGGATTGATCGCGGCATGACCATGCCTTTATCCGAAATTCCGCATGCGAAATATATCATTCTAGCAGGCACGAATATTGCAGAATGCCAGCCAACGATGATGCCTTATTTATTAGAAGCGAAGAAAAACGGCGCCGTCATTGTAACCATCGATCCTCGAAATACGATGACCTCCAAAGTAGCAGATATTCACGTTCGTCTGCAGCCGGGATTCGATTCCGTCTTCATTAATGGTCTACTTCATGTGATGATTTCGGAAAAACTGGTTGATGAGCGCTTCATTCAATCGCGTACTTCAGGCTTTGAAGGAGTCAAAGAAGCGGTTCAATCATTCACGCCTGATCGGGTTGAGCATATGACAGGCATCCTTGAGGCGGTGATTCGTACCATCGCACGTGGCTACGCCAAGGCAGAGACGGGCATCGTACTCACGGCACGAGGGCTTGAACAGCAAGTGAATGGTGTGGAAAACACCCTCAATTATATTAATTTGGCGCTGGTTACTGGCAAAATAGGGCGTAAAGGCTGCGGTTACGGTGCTGTAACCGGTCAAGCCAACGGCCAGGGCGGTCGAGAACACGGTCAGAAAGCGGACCAACTCCCCGGTTATAGACTGATCGAAGATCCTGCTGCGCGCGAGCACGTGGCCAAAGTATGGGGCATCGATCCAGTTGAACTGCCTGGTAAAGGTGTTTCTGCCTATGAGTTGCTGCAGAAAATCGATGAAGGCGAGATTAAGGCGTTAATCGTGCTGGGCTCCAATCCCCTCGTTTCGAGTCCAAATAACCGCATGGTGGAGCGTGCGCTGCAAAAGCTGGACCTCCTCGTCGTTGCGGATATGTTCGAAACCGAAACCGCCCGCCATGCGCATTATATCTTGCCTAGCTCGTCGTTTACCGAGGCGGAAGGGACCATGACAAACCTTGAAGGTCGTGTTTTTCACCGCAGGCAAGCTATGGAACTGCCGGGTAAATGTAAACTTGACTTTCATATTATTTCGGAATTGGCAGATGCACTAGGGCGTGGTCACTATTTTCAATATGCGGGTATTGAAGCGGTGTTCCGTGAACTGGCGGCGGCCACTGCTGGCGGCAAGGCGGATTACAGCGGGATTACGTATGAGCGTCTGCAAGACGAGAAGGGGATTTTTTGGCCGTGCCCCTCGGCGGATCATCCAGGCACACCGCAATTATTTCAAGATCGTTTCTATCATGGGGATGGGAAAGCGAAGTTATTCGGGATTCAGCCGAAGATGCCAGCGGAGCCCATCGATGCGGAGTATCCGTTTGTTTTGACGACAGGACGGCTAGGCAACCATTATCTAAGCGGAGCCCAAACCCGTCGGACCGAGGCGCTTTTTAAAAAGGCACCCGTTCCGGTTGCCGAAATTCACCCCTCCTTAGCGAAGCGAATTGGGTTAAGTGTAGAAAAAAAGATCCGAATCACTAGCCGTCGCGGCTCCTTGATCTTCCAAGTCAAAGTCACCGATGGCATCCAACCGCGCACCGTCTTCGTCCCCTTCCATTGGGGAGATGAGCACTCCATCAATGTGCTGACGAATGACGCGTTGGATCCAACGAGCCGTATGCCCGAGTTCAAAATCTGCGCTGTGAAGATTGAGCGCGTGGAATAA